One window of Mangrovibacterium diazotrophicum genomic DNA carries:
- a CDS encoding vWA domain-containing protein, whose translation MFRFAHIEYLYLLAIIPILIVIFSVIRIRRKKALERFGQKEIVDQLMPNVSNSRPVLKFILWMFALASIIFAVAQPQFGSKLKTEKRNGVELIIALDVSNSMMAEDIQPNRLERAKRAISRLVDNLDDDKIGLIVFAGDAYTQLPITTDFSSAKLFLNSVSTNIVPRQGTAIGAAINLAVSSFSPQFTGNKAIIVITDGENHEDDAVGAAQAAAQQGIIVHTIGMGLPQGAPIPVYQNGQKDFRKDKSGQVVVTKLDEKMLQEIAAAGNGVYVRANNAQVGLNTIFNEINKMEGAEMESLVYAEYAEQYQWFIALALFFLLLDYLVLERKNKYLKNIKIFGK comes from the coding sequence ATGTTCAGATTTGCACATATTGAATACCTGTATTTACTGGCCATCATACCGATCCTGATCGTTATTTTCTCAGTCATCCGCATCCGCCGTAAAAAGGCGCTGGAGCGTTTCGGTCAAAAGGAAATCGTCGATCAGCTAATGCCGAATGTGAGTAACAGCCGCCCGGTGCTTAAATTCATTTTATGGATGTTCGCACTGGCATCAATTATTTTTGCAGTAGCACAACCGCAATTCGGCAGTAAGTTGAAAACTGAAAAACGGAACGGTGTGGAGTTGATTATCGCGCTGGACGTCTCCAACTCGATGATGGCCGAAGACATTCAACCCAACCGGTTGGAACGGGCGAAAAGAGCCATCTCCCGCTTAGTCGACAATTTGGATGACGACAAAATCGGCCTGATCGTTTTTGCGGGCGATGCTTACACGCAGCTGCCCATTACCACCGACTTTTCGTCGGCTAAGCTGTTTCTGAATTCTGTCAGTACGAACATTGTTCCGCGGCAGGGAACAGCCATCGGCGCAGCCATCAACCTGGCGGTAAGTTCATTCAGCCCGCAGTTTACGGGTAACAAAGCCATCATCGTTATTACCGACGGTGAAAACCACGAAGACGATGCCGTTGGAGCAGCTCAAGCCGCAGCGCAACAAGGCATCATCGTTCACACCATTGGGATGGGATTGCCGCAGGGAGCTCCGATTCCGGTCTATCAAAACGGACAAAAAGATTTCAGAAAAGATAAAAGCGGACAGGTTGTGGTGACCAAGCTCGACGAGAAAATGCTGCAAGAGATTGCCGCTGCCGGAAACGGCGTTTACGTTCGGGCCAACAATGCACAAGTTGGCCTAAACACCATTTTCAACGAGATAAATAAAATGGAAGGTGCCGAGATGGAGTCGCTGGTTTACGCAGAATATGCCGAACAGTACCAATGGTTCATCGCCCTGGCCCTATTCTTCCTGTTGCTGGATTATCTGGTTCTGGAACGGAAGAACAAATATTTGAAAAACATCAAAATATTTGGAAAATGA
- a CDS encoding vWA domain-containing protein, which yields MNGITFKNPEYFYLLLLLIPMLAWYIFRFRKSGASIRFSTISGFSKIGKSWKHYLRHAPIFLQMAGVALLIVALARPQSSSSWENSTTKGIDIVIALDISSSMLARDFQPDRLEAAKNVATKFIAGRPNDKMGLVVFSGESFTQCPLTTDHAVLINLFRDIQSGMIEDGTAIGNGLATSVARLKESTAISKVIILLTDGENNRGEIAPVTAAELAKTFGIRVYTIGVGTEGTAPYPVQTPFGTQMQNMPVKIDEETLQKIADITDGQYFRATDNESLVKIYDEIDKLEKSKIEVKEFSRKQEEYQRFAFLGGLILLAGLFLKITLFRNIP from the coding sequence ATGAACGGAATAACATTTAAAAATCCGGAATATTTTTACCTGCTGCTGCTATTGATTCCCATGCTGGCCTGGTACATTTTCAGGTTCAGAAAATCGGGAGCGAGCATCCGCTTTTCAACGATCTCCGGTTTTAGCAAAATCGGGAAAAGCTGGAAACACTATTTGCGCCATGCACCGATCTTCCTGCAAATGGCTGGTGTTGCCCTGCTGATCGTCGCATTAGCGCGTCCGCAATCTTCCAGCAGCTGGGAAAATTCAACAACCAAAGGGATCGACATTGTAATCGCGCTCGACATCTCAAGTTCGATGCTTGCCCGCGACTTTCAACCCGACCGTTTGGAAGCAGCCAAAAATGTGGCCACCAAGTTTATTGCCGGTCGCCCAAATGACAAGATGGGGCTGGTCGTTTTCTCGGGCGAAAGCTTTACGCAGTGTCCGCTGACAACCGACCACGCTGTGCTGATCAACCTCTTCCGCGACATTCAGAGCGGTATGATTGAAGACGGTACCGCTATCGGAAATGGATTAGCCACCTCGGTTGCCCGTTTAAAGGAAAGCACAGCCATCAGTAAAGTCATTATTTTGCTGACCGACGGTGAAAACAACCGCGGCGAAATTGCTCCGGTTACCGCAGCTGAACTTGCCAAAACATTCGGTATCCGCGTTTATACCATTGGAGTTGGAACCGAGGGAACTGCTCCCTACCCTGTTCAAACGCCTTTTGGAACGCAAATGCAAAATATGCCGGTGAAAATTGACGAGGAAACGCTGCAAAAAATTGCAGACATCACCGACGGTCAATATTTCCGGGCTACCGATAACGAGTCGCTTGTTAAAATCTACGATGAAATTGACAAGCTCGAAAAATCGAAAATTGAGGTGAAGGAATTCAGCCGGAAACAGGAAGAATACCAGCGGTTCGCCTTCTTAGGCGGTCTGATCCTGCTGGCCGGTCTATTCCTGAAAATAACCCTATTCAGAAACATTCCTTAA
- a CDS encoding tetratricopeptide repeat protein — protein sequence MRQHKIIDITLLSFMFLLISVAVQAQNERKFVRMGNKLYEQALGDTTKQDTAAYSQAEVAYRRALDKRPDDQKWNFNLGDALYKQQKFDQAQSTYEEVAEKSEDKVEKARAYHNIGNSLLMQNKLDESIEAYKKALRNNPNDLDTKYNLLYAMNQKKKQEQQQKNKDQNKDQNKDQDKDKDKQDQNKDKQDQNKDQNKDQNKDQNKDQNKDQQNQDQQNKQNQDQNKQQQQQQPQEQKISKENAERLLQALQNDEEKIQEKVKKAQAAQAKQRQTDKDW from the coding sequence ATGAGACAACACAAGATAATCGATATCACTCTTTTAAGTTTTATGTTCCTCCTGATCTCAGTGGCAGTTCAGGCACAAAACGAACGGAAATTCGTTCGCATGGGGAACAAACTTTACGAACAAGCGCTGGGCGACACCACCAAACAAGACACAGCTGCTTATAGCCAGGCTGAAGTGGCGTATCGCCGGGCACTGGACAAACGCCCCGACGATCAGAAGTGGAACTTCAACCTGGGCGATGCGCTTTACAAGCAGCAAAAGTTCGACCAGGCGCAAAGTACCTACGAAGAAGTGGCCGAGAAGAGTGAAGATAAAGTGGAAAAAGCGCGTGCTTACCACAACATAGGCAACTCGCTACTGATGCAAAACAAGCTGGACGAAAGTATTGAAGCATACAAAAAAGCGCTGCGAAACAATCCGAATGATCTGGACACCAAGTACAACTTGCTGTATGCCATGAACCAGAAGAAAAAACAGGAACAGCAGCAGAAAAACAAAGATCAAAATAAAGATCAGAATAAAGATCAAGACAAGGACAAGGATAAGCAGGATCAGAATAAAGACAAGCAGGACCAGAACAAGGATCAAAACAAAGATCAGAATAAGGACCAGAACAAAGACCAAAATAAAGATCAGCAAAACCAGGATCAACAGAATAAGCAGAACCAGGATCAGAATAAGCAGCAGCAACAGCAGCAACCTCAGGAACAAAAAATCTCCAAAGAGAATGCGGAGCGTTTGTTGCAGGCTTTGCAAAACGACGAAGAAAAGATCCAGGAAAAAGTAAAAAAAGCACAAGCAGCGCAAGCAAAACAACGACAGACTGACAAGGACTGGTAA